In a single window of the Nilaparvata lugens isolate BPH chromosome 1, ASM1435652v1, whole genome shotgun sequence genome:
- the LOC120349432 gene encoding LOW QUALITY PROTEIN: chromatin assembly factor 1 subunit B-like (The sequence of the model RefSeq protein was modified relative to this genomic sequence to represent the inferred CDS: inserted 1 base in 1 codon): protein MKCTIPEISWHNKDPVLSIDVQPKKANESFFRLASGGTDSHILIWHVTEQECGIPILDCAADLTRHQKAVNVVRFSPKGEFLASGDDESAIIIWKQRTDCDLPQFPGDGEESKEQWMMVRTLRGHLEDVYDLSWSPDEANLISGSVDNTALVWDVKKGHMLYILRDHKSFVQGVAWDPLGQYVATNSSDRTLRVFNTATRKLASRVSKAILPNSEPDAKPAHLFHDDTLKSFFRRLSFTPCGSLLIVPSGVIEEPKLIXTTLIFTRNNLSKPVAYLPSNQQYSVAVRCCPQLFALMKTAAGDDATPQASSVFALPYRVVFAIATQSSVILYDTQHMAPFAYVANIHYTRLTDLAWSSDGRLLVVSSSDGYCSLISFAEGELGEIYVPPATDVENKTEQVAENAPTEPKSKSAKGRKNKNKLKSKEKGSTDVKNCEDVKCKDEDDDDDDFRLVLEETVSNVIDSTVKTGDEVLAKTLDKNIEKDSTVKTSDKVNTGLEKDSKKLENDPSVKPVDKVDKTLEKDSNKLENECTVKTGDTMETSSVEDSNKLDDSTVKTGDKMETASVKDSKTPVKTVDVVEKDSKPQDCVSDQKNEVKEKTESSVDCEKVVATNSENKPAENSTPAKIISVADSPSNSNSSAKITPIEQRKPKRAQLITLSSPKSKRKL, encoded by the exons ATGAAATGCACCATTCCAGAAATCTCCTGGCACAATAAGGATCCTGTTCTTAGTATTGATGTACAGCCAAAAAAAGCGAATGAAAGTTTCTTCAGATTAGCTTCGGGAGGGACAGATTCTCATATTTTG ATATGGCATGTGACAGAACAAGAATGTGGAATTCCGATCTTGGATTGCGCCGCTGATCTGACTCGTCACCAGAAAGCTGTCAATGTGGTCCGGTTCTCTCCGAAGGGAGAATTCCTCGCGTCAGGGGATGATG AGTCGGCGATAATAATCTGGAAGCAGCGAACGGACTGCGACCTGCCGCAGTTCCCTGGCGACGGCGAGGAGAGCAAGGAGCAGTGGATGATGGTGCGGACACTGCGAGGCCACCTAGAGGATGTCTACGACCTCAGCTGGTCGCCCGACGAGGCCAACCTCATTTCCGGATCTGTCGACAACACCGCACTCGTCTGGGACGTCAAGAAAG GTCATATGTTGTACATCTTGAGGGATCACAAAAGTTTTGTACAAGGGGTCGCGTGGGATCCTCTTGGTCAATATGTAGCCACCAATTCAAGTGACAG AACGTTGCGAGTGTTCAACACGGCCACTCGAAAACTGGCGAGTCGCGTTTCGAAGGCGATTCTGCCGAACTCTGAGCCGGACGCCAAGCCGGCCCACCTGTTCCACGACGACACTCTCAAGTCGTTCTTCCGACGGCTGAGCTTCACTCCGTGCGGCAGTCTGCTCATTGTGCCGTCCGGTGTCATCGAGGAACCCAAACTCA ACACCACGCTCATCTTTACCAGGAATAACTTGTCCAA ACCAGTAGCCTACCTGCCGTCCAACCAGCAGTACTCAGTGGCGGTGCGCTGTTGTCCACAGCTGTTTGCGCTGATGAAGACGGCCGCCGGTGACGACGCGACGCCCCAGGCGTCGTCTGTGTTTGCGCTGCCCTACCGCGTCGTCTTCGCCATTGCCACTCAGAGCAGTGTCATTCTGTACGACACCCAGCATATGGCGCCGTTCGCCTATGTTGCCAACATTCACTACACCCGTCTCACCGATCTGGCTTG gTCAAGTGACGGTAGACTGCTTGTCGTGTCGTCTTCTGACGGCTACTGTTCGTTGATTTCTTTCGCCGAAGGTGAGCTGGGTGAAATATACGTGCCGCCCGCCACAGACGTCGAAAACAAAACAGAACAAGTAGCTGAAAATGCGCCAACTGAACCCAAATCCAAGTCAGCAAAAGgcagaaaaaacaaaaacaaactcaAGTCTAAAGAAAAAGGTTCGACAGATGTAAAAAACTGTGAAGATGTGAAGTGcaaagatgaagatgatgatgatgatgatttccgTTTGGTTCTTGAGGAGACTGTTAGCAACGTGATTGACTCGACTGTGAAAACTGGAGATGAAGTGTTGGCCAAAACCTTGgataaaaatatagagaaagaTTCTACCGTAAAAACTAGTGATAAAGTTAATACAGGTTTGGAGAAGGATTCAAAGAAATTAGAGAATGACCCTTCTGTGAAACCAGTTGATAAAGTGGATAAAACTTTAGAGAAGGATTCAAATAAACTAGAGAATGAATGTACTGTGAAAACAGGTGATACAATGGAAACCTCTTCGGTGGAAGATTCAAACAAACTAGACGACTCTACTGTGAAAACAGGCGATAAAATGGAAACCGCGTCGGTCAAAGATTCTAAAACTCCTGTGAAAACAGTTGATGTAGTGGAGAAAGACTCGAAACCCCAAGACTGTGTCAGTGATCAGAAAAATGAAGTAAAAGAAAAGACCGAGTCTTCAGTCGACTGTGAGAAGGTGGTTGCTACTAATTCGGAAAATAAACCAGCTGAGAATAGTACTCCTGCGAAAATAATTAGTGTGGCGGACAGTCCATCAAATTCGAATTCATCTGCTAAAATAACTCCGATCGAGCAGAGGAAGCCGAAAAGAGCTCAACTCATCACATTGTCGAGTccaaaaagtaaaagaaaactGTGA
- the LOC120349433 gene encoding uncharacterized protein LOC120349433, protein MDSLIGTILKNASTTSCFGEGTTLVTYEENSNKKSGDHFASDVFFYKLHLEKNEKKWSIDVVIKIQPRSERLREFVRTKGQFRNEEFMYKEVLPFLDKDGVVEQLFGKLYCAYVDSGEDYINDYFMFEDLTSQGYRHTSSKTFLDFDHCALAMKHIGMFHALSYAKKHEGCVNQLKTFSKKFILKQTKERLISLTEFYYLCGKRGVDPVIEEGICVEVLTEFLENYDDFSKFYFGLIEPVEPEAVVCHGDFCRNNIFFKYDANGRPVSLKLYDLQTPVYSSPVIDLSFFFFMNTDQKLRDEHWDDLLLIYRNAVRDTVPGIQVPDLDFGRVAVYGYLLSSFFLPSMMKEQEISDVEQRFEQTLHEQAVEAAKCGGAQATRALADIVRHMAQRNYIRSNYR, encoded by the exons ATGGATTCCTTAATTGGCACAATTCTGAAGAATGCTTCCACCACCAGCTGTTTTGGTGAAGGAACTACTCTAGTGACTTATGAGGAGAACTCAAACAAGAAAAGTGGTGACCACTTTGCTTCTGATGTATTCTTCTACAAACTTCACCtcgaaaaaaatgaaaagaagtgGTCGATTGATGTTGTGATAAAAATCCAGCCAAGATCAGAACGGTTAAGAGAGTTCGTGAGAACGAAAGGACAATTTAGGAACGAGGAATTTATGTACAAAGAGGTGCTGCCATTCCTGGACAAAGATGGAGTTGTTGAACAACTTTTTGGGAAATTATATTGTGCGTATGTGGATTCTGGAGAAgattatataaatgattattttatgtTTGAGGATTTGACGAGTCAAGGATACAGGCACACTTCAAGTAAG ACATTTTTGGACTTCGACCATTGCGCTCTGGCCATGAAACATATTGGCATGTTCCACGCGCTATCCTATGCAAAAAAGCACGAAGGCTGTGTCAACCAACTTAAGACATTCtcaaaaaagtttattttgaaGCAAACCAAAGAAAGACTCATCTCACTCACTGAGTTCTATTACTTGTGTGGTAAACGCGGTGTGGATCCAGTTATCGAGGAGGGTATCTGTGTTGAAGTGCTCACTGAGTTTTTAGAAAACTATGATGACTTTTCTAAGTTTTATTTTGGTCTTATTGAGCCCGTGGAGCCGGAAGCTGTGGTCTGTCACGGTGATTTTTGCaggaataacatttttttcaaatacgaTGCGAACGGGAGACCGGTGTCGTTGAAGTTGTACGATCTACAGACTCCGGTCTACTCGTCGCCGGTGATCGATTTGTCGTTTTTCTTCTTCATGAACACCGACCAGAAACTGCGCGACGAGCACTGGGATGATCTGCTACTGATCTACCGCAATGCAGTCAGGGACACCGTACCAGGCATCCAGGTTCCGGATTTGGATTTTGGACGTGTGGCCGTGTACGGTTACCTGCTCAGCAGTTTTTTCCTGCCGTCGATGATGAAGGAGCAAGAAATTTCGGATGTTGAGCAGCGATTCGAGCAGACGCTGCATGAACAGGCCGTTGAGGCGGCCAAGTGTGGAGGTGCCCAAGCTACTAGGGCCCTGGCTGACATTGTAAGGCACATGGCTCAACGAAACTACATCAGATCCAACTACAGATGA